Proteins from one Sander lucioperca isolate FBNREF2018 chromosome 16, SLUC_FBN_1.2, whole genome shotgun sequence genomic window:
- the LOC116067026 gene encoding mucin-5AC, which yields MDEDCDEAEDFDCPSLLCEELAGEETDREDMEGEEEKEKNVVSEKELITTEGEEEEQVKPEIRLEAEEAQGGQMEDKIDNNKQTIADKQQDRETQSLEEKDEKKKSRKKRGKKQSERVRNKRGLKAVSELRFEEKKESQIQEVSAMSSEESSALSEPPIGLMNSCDLSDPVYLGCGGTGLYCPSAPLPLLYSSQPPVPIQPAPPQPHGTKRLHSPPQQGPQPLEMEITQVYSTRRSIRYSTRGRGRTLSFPLLPGLETVDSCLLQPAPKKKTRTLYSTDQLEHLEALFQEDHYPDAEKRKVIAASVGVTPQRIMVWFQNRRAKWRKMERSITAKTRPGCSRSSSPPHHQITPTLAPNSFSSHFATKLPQLTPAAPSFTTLSNQTPPSYSNLLASLNSPSQSRVKDVGQHQLSSQGGYHPRPMYSPPPLRRASLPLFTMTYNHANPTPPLLNTLAHTSPLFLDALEGGSTMAHRDTQSLQTDTSSLFDFGEKLDYMTSGQQNNSLSYQFQTSYPTSQPQHQPQASLPRVAYLTPSPYLTPNPPDSNPTSYLTFGPGGNSTGMVTYSTGGHPYFQSQSAGQILLQSAGHNGGITAYQSYPWGSMYSQPAIHQRTQCPPNYPGSLGGARDHQPPSSTTLPPPSFFTRGDHGPSHASSQRSSHNRTHTTTTSSSSSSSSSSSTTVLPPVSTLRPSLRAEITPTKAASLLPSQVSPASPDSSPVPPCVKTEYDSPQEIHSHFHCDFSPIHF from the exons ACTGTCCAAGCCTTCTGTGTGAGGAACTggcaggagaggagacagaccGAGAAGAcatggaaggggaggaggagaaagaaaagaatgtTGTGTCAGAAAAGGAACTGATAACgacagagggagaagaagaggagCAGGTAAAGCCAGAGATAAGGCTGGAAGCGGAAGAGGCACAGGGGGGGCAGATGGAAGACAAGATTGATAACAACAAGCAAACAATCGCTGATAAgcaacaggacagagaaacacaaagtctagaagagaaagatgaaaagaaaaagagtagGAAGAAGCGAGGTAAGAAGCAAAGTGAGCGAGTGAGAAACAAGAGAGGTTTAAAAGCTGTAAGTGAGTTGCGGTttgaggagaaaaaggagagtcAGATACAGGAGGTGTCAGCAATGAGCTCAGAGGAGAGCTCAGCTCTGTCGGAGCCTCCCATTGGCCTCATGAACAGCTGCGACCTGTCTGATCCTGTCTACCTGGGTTGTGGGGGTACAGGGCTGTATTGCCCTTCAGCTCCTCTTCCCCTGCTGTACTCCTCACAACCTCCAGTCCCGATCCAACCTGCACCTCCTCAGCCTCACGGGACAAAAAGGCTTCACAGTCCCCCCCAGCAGGGCCCACAGCCTCTCGAG ATGGAGATAACGCAGGTCTACTCCACTCGACGCTCCATCCGGTACAGCACCAGGGGTCGAGGCCGGACTCTGAGCTTCCCTCTGCTGCCGGGATTAGAGACTGTGGACAGCTGCCTGCTTCAGCCTGCACCGAAAAAGAAAACACGAACACTCTACAGTACTG atcAGTTAGAGCATTTAGAGGCCTTGTTCCAGGAAGACCACTATCCTGATGCAGAGAAGAGGAAAGTCATCGCTGCTTCAGTTGGTGTCACACCTCAAAGAATTATG GTCTGGTTTCAGAACCGCAGGGCTAAGTGGAGAAAAATGGAGCGCTCTATCACGGCAAAGACTAGACCTGGATGTagcaggagcagcagccccCCACATCACCAAATCACTCCCACCCTGGCACCCAACAG tttttctagTCACTTTGCCACCAAGCTGCCCCAGCTCACCCCTGCAGCACCTTCTTTCACCACCCTGTCCAACCAAACTCCGCCCTCCTACAGCAACCTGCTGGCCAGCCTCAATAGCCCAA GTCAATCCAGAGTGAAAGATGTGGGCCAGCACCAGCTTTCATCTCAGGGGGGATACCACCCCCGCCCCATGTACAGCCCTCCCCCCCTGCGGCGAGCTAGTCTTCCCCTTTTCACAATGACATACAACCATGCCAACCCCACTCCACCTCTCCTTAACACCCTGGCTCACACCTCACCTCTGTTCCTGGATGCTTTGGAGGGTGGCTCCACCATGGCCCATCGTGACACCCAGTCTCTGCAGACTGACACCAG TTCTCTATTTGACTTTGGGGAGAAGCTTGACTACATGACCTCAGGCCAGCAGAACAACTCTCTCTCCTACCAGTTCCAGACCTCCTACCCCACCAGCCAGCCCCAGCACCAACCTCAAGCATCTCTGCCCCGCGTGGCTTACCTCACCCCCTCCCCTTACCTCACACCCAACCCTCCAGATTCCAACCCCACCTCCTACCTTACCTTTGGCCCCGGGGGAAACTCCACTGGGATGGTGACCTACTCCACTGGAGGCCACCCTTACTTCCAGTCCCAGAGCGCAGGACAAATCCTGCTGCAGTCGGCCGGTCATAATG GTGGGATCACAGCGTACCAGTCGTACCCGTGGGGTAGTATGTACAGTCAACCAGCCATCCACCAGCGTACTCAGTGCCCTCCAAATTACCCCGGCAGCTTGGGAGGTGCTCGAGatcaccagccaccctcctccACCACCCTGCCTCCCCCTTCATTCTTTACCCGGGGGGACCACGGGCCCTCACATGCAAGCTCCCAGCGCTCATCACACAACCgtacacacaccaccaccaccagcagcagcagcagcagcagcagcagcagcagtaccaCCGTCCTCCCTCCTGTGTCCACCCTGCGGCCTTCTCTCAGAGCGGAGATAACTCCAACCAAGGCTGCATCCCTGCTGCCTTCTCAGGTCAGCCCTGCCTCTCCAGATAGCTCTCCAGTGCCCCCTTGTGTCAAGACTGAGTATGACAGCCCTCAAGAGATTCACAGCCACTTTCATTGCGACTTTTCCCCCATTCACTTTTGA
- the matn1 gene encoding cartilage matrix protein isoform X1 has protein sequence MTPTPPLFLLLLSLIGAQATVDVRTAAAMAAGLCKTRPTDIVFIIDSSRSVRPSEFEQVKVFLAKVIEGLDVGPNATRVGVVNYASRVKNEVSLKTHRTKAGLIKAVTKIEPLSTGTMTGLAIQFALNVAFSEGEGARVKSPDISKVAIIVTDGRPQDNVKDVAQRARDAGIEIFAIGVGRVDMSTLRQMASDSLDDHVDYVESYSVIEKLTKKFKEAFCVSDLCATGDHDCEQVCISSPGSFKCACKDGFTLMDNGRSCSACSNSATDVVFLIDGSKSVRPENFELVKKWINQIVDKLDVSESKAHVGLVQYSSSVRQEFPLGRFNNKKDLKDAVKKMAYMERGTMTGQALHYLTDNSFSASQGARPGVAKVGIVFTDGRSQDYIGDAAKKTKEHGFKMYAVGVGNAVEDELKEIASEPTGEHYFYTADFKAMTQIAKKLQINICQEEDPCECDSLIKFQKKVEEALQALTKKLDSMSKRIALLENKIV, from the exons ATGACACCAACCCCGCCGTTGTTCCTGCTGCTGCTCAGCCTCATAGGGGCTCAGGCCACCGTGGACGTCCGCACGGCCGCTGCCATGG CGGCAGGTTTGTGCAAAACCCGTCCCACAGACATTGTGTTCATCATCGACAGCAGTCGGAGCGTTCGCCCTTCCGAGTTTGAGCAGGTCAAGGTCTTCCTGGCTAAGGTCATCGAGGGGCTGGATGTTGGACCCAACGCCACCCGTGTGGGAGTTGTCAACTACGCCAGCCGCGTCAAGAACGAG GTGTCTCTGAAGACACACCGCACCAAAGCCGGGCTAATTAAGGCTGTGACCAAGATCGAGCCCCTGTCCACTGGAACAATGACTGGTCTGGCCATCCAGTTTGCCCTGAATGTGGCCTTCAGTGAGGGAGAGGGCGCTCGTGTCAAATCTCCTGATATCAGCAAG GTTGCCATTATTGTGACAGACGGGCGTCCCCAGGATAACGTGAAAGATGTGGCTCAACGTGCACGGGATGCCGGTATTGAGATTTTCGCCATCGGTGTGGGACGTGTGGACATGAGCACTCTGAGGCAGATGGCCAGTGATTCTCTGGATGACCACGTGGACTACGTGGAGAGCTACAGCGTCATCGAGAAGCTCACCAAGAAGTTCAAGGAGGCCTTCTGTG tgtcggACCTGTGTGCCACCGGGGATCATGACTGTGAGCAGGTATGCATCAGCTCCCCCGGATCATTCAAGTGTGCCTGCAAAGATGGCTTTACCCTCATGGACAATGGTCGCAGCTGCAGtg CTTGCAGCAACTCTGCGACAGATGTGGTGTTCCTGATCGATGGCTCTAAGAGTGTGCGTCCTGAGAACTTTGAGCTGGTCAAGAAGTGGATCAACCAGATCGTCGACAAACTGGATGTTTCTGAGAGCAAGGCTCATGTTGGACTGGTTCAGTACTCCAGCTCAGTCAGACAG GAGTTCCCCCTGGGCCGCTTCAACAACAAGAAAGACCTGAAGGACGCTGTGAAGAAGATGGCCTACATGGAGAGGGGAACCATGACAGGCCAGGCTCTCCACTATCTGACAGACAACAGCTTCAGCGCCAGTCAGGGCGCCCGGCCTGGAGTAGCCAAGGTGGGCATCGTCTTCACCGACGGACGCAGCCAGGACTACATCGGAGATGCCGCCAAGAAGACCAAGGAGCACG GTTTCAAGATGTACGCTGTTGGAGTGGGCAACGCAGTGGAGGATGAGCTGAAAGAAATTGCCTCTGAGCCCACTGGAGAGCACTACTTTTACACTGCTGACTTCAAGGCTATGACCCAGATCGCCAAGAAGCTGCAGATTAACATCTGTCAAG AGGAGGACCCCTGCGAATGCGACTCCCTCATAAAGTTCCAAAAGAAAGTAGAAGAGGCCCTACAGGCactaacaaaaaaat TAGACAGTATGTCAAAGAGGATCGCCTTGCTGGAGAACAAGATCGTCTGA
- the matn1 gene encoding cartilage matrix protein isoform X2, whose protein sequence is MTPTPPLFLLLLSLIGAQATVDVRTAAAMAAGLCKTRPTDIVFIIDSSRSVRPSEFEQVKVFLAKVIEGLDVGPNATRVGVVNYASRVKNEVSLKTHRTKAGLIKAVTKIEPLSTGTMTGLAIQFALNVAFSEGEGARVKSPDISKVAIIVTDGRPQDNVKDVAQRARDAGIEIFAIGVGRVDMSTLRQMASDSLDDHVDYVESYSVIEKLTKKFKEAFCACSNSATDVVFLIDGSKSVRPENFELVKKWINQIVDKLDVSESKAHVGLVQYSSSVRQEFPLGRFNNKKDLKDAVKKMAYMERGTMTGQALHYLTDNSFSASQGARPGVAKVGIVFTDGRSQDYIGDAAKKTKEHGFKMYAVGVGNAVEDELKEIASEPTGEHYFYTADFKAMTQIAKKLQINICQEEDPCECDSLIKFQKKVEEALQALTKKLDSMSKRIALLENKIV, encoded by the exons ATGACACCAACCCCGCCGTTGTTCCTGCTGCTGCTCAGCCTCATAGGGGCTCAGGCCACCGTGGACGTCCGCACGGCCGCTGCCATGG CGGCAGGTTTGTGCAAAACCCGTCCCACAGACATTGTGTTCATCATCGACAGCAGTCGGAGCGTTCGCCCTTCCGAGTTTGAGCAGGTCAAGGTCTTCCTGGCTAAGGTCATCGAGGGGCTGGATGTTGGACCCAACGCCACCCGTGTGGGAGTTGTCAACTACGCCAGCCGCGTCAAGAACGAG GTGTCTCTGAAGACACACCGCACCAAAGCCGGGCTAATTAAGGCTGTGACCAAGATCGAGCCCCTGTCCACTGGAACAATGACTGGTCTGGCCATCCAGTTTGCCCTGAATGTGGCCTTCAGTGAGGGAGAGGGCGCTCGTGTCAAATCTCCTGATATCAGCAAG GTTGCCATTATTGTGACAGACGGGCGTCCCCAGGATAACGTGAAAGATGTGGCTCAACGTGCACGGGATGCCGGTATTGAGATTTTCGCCATCGGTGTGGGACGTGTGGACATGAGCACTCTGAGGCAGATGGCCAGTGATTCTCTGGATGACCACGTGGACTACGTGGAGAGCTACAGCGTCATCGAGAAGCTCACCAAGAAGTTCAAGGAGGCCTTCTGTG CTTGCAGCAACTCTGCGACAGATGTGGTGTTCCTGATCGATGGCTCTAAGAGTGTGCGTCCTGAGAACTTTGAGCTGGTCAAGAAGTGGATCAACCAGATCGTCGACAAACTGGATGTTTCTGAGAGCAAGGCTCATGTTGGACTGGTTCAGTACTCCAGCTCAGTCAGACAG GAGTTCCCCCTGGGCCGCTTCAACAACAAGAAAGACCTGAAGGACGCTGTGAAGAAGATGGCCTACATGGAGAGGGGAACCATGACAGGCCAGGCTCTCCACTATCTGACAGACAACAGCTTCAGCGCCAGTCAGGGCGCCCGGCCTGGAGTAGCCAAGGTGGGCATCGTCTTCACCGACGGACGCAGCCAGGACTACATCGGAGATGCCGCCAAGAAGACCAAGGAGCACG GTTTCAAGATGTACGCTGTTGGAGTGGGCAACGCAGTGGAGGATGAGCTGAAAGAAATTGCCTCTGAGCCCACTGGAGAGCACTACTTTTACACTGCTGACTTCAAGGCTATGACCCAGATCGCCAAGAAGCTGCAGATTAACATCTGTCAAG AGGAGGACCCCTGCGAATGCGACTCCCTCATAAAGTTCCAAAAGAAAGTAGAAGAGGCCCTACAGGCactaacaaaaaaat TAGACAGTATGTCAAAGAGGATCGCCTTGCTGGAGAACAAGATCGTCTGA